The region TTGATGAAGGCAACTGCAGTGACGCCGTTGGCTTCGAGGTTGGAGCCGGCGTTGAAGCCGAACCAGCCCACCCACAGCAGCGAGGCACCGATCATGGTCATGGTCAGCGAGTGCGGCGGGGTAGCTTCCTTGCCGAAGCCGACGCGCTTGCCGATCATGAGGCAGCCGACGAGACCGGCGATACCGGCGTTGATGTGGACGACCGTGCCGCCAGCGAAGTCCAGAGCGCCCCAGCCCCACAGCAGACCGGCGTCGGTCGGAGCATCGGCCAGGAAGTCCGGGCCCGCCCAGTACCAGACCATGTGCGCCATCGGGAAGTAGATGCAGGTCAGCCACAGGACGGTGAAGACCATCAGCGCGCTGAACTTCACGCGTTCCGCAAAGGCACCCACGATCAGTGCGGGCGTGATGCAGGCGAAGGTCATCTGGAAGACGACGAACGCATATTCAGGGATGTAGACGTTGTTCGAGAACGTCGCTGCATAGGTCGTGGCGTCCACGCCCTGCAGGAAGATCTTCGAGAAGCCGCCGACGAAAGCGTTGCCGCTGGTGAAAGCCATCGAATAGCCCCAGCTGACCCACACGAGTGCTGCGACCGAAACGATCATGAAGACCTGCATCAGCACCGAGAGCATGTTCTTGGTGCGGACGAGGCCGCCGTAGAAGAGAGCGAGCGCCGGAACGCTCATCATCAGGACAAGCGCCGACGAGATCAACATCCAGGTGGTGTCACCCTTGTCGACCATCCCGGCCATTTGTTCGGCGGTGGGGGCCTTGATCGGCCCGTCCTGTGCGAAAGCGGCAGTGGCAGCGAAGAGCGAAGCGCCCGTTCCCGCCAAGCCACCGATCATCTTGCGGATCATGTTGGTTCCCCTAAGGTCGGAAATGGAAGGCGCGCTCAAAGCGCGGTATCCCCGGTTTCACCGGTGCGAATGCGCGTCGCCGAAGCGAGGTCGAGGACGAAGATCTTGCCGTCGCCGATGGCTTCGGTGCTGGCAGCCTGCTGGATCGTTTCCACGATCTGCGGCGCAAGATCGTCGCTTGCAGCAACCTCGATCTTCACCTTTGGCAGCATGTTGGTCGAGTATTCGGCGCCACGGTAGATTTCGGTCTGGCCCTTCTGCCGACCAAAGCCCTTCACCTCCGACACCGTCATCCCAGCAACGCCCAGCCCGGACAGTGCTTCACGCACTTCGTCGAGCTTGAACGGCTTGATGATGGCGATGATGAATTTCATTCATGCCCCCTTCTGTTGCCCACTCGCCGGGCGACCTGCCGGCGAAAGGAGTTAAGCAAGGGGCGTGCCAAATCCGGATTTTTACGGATTCAAGCTTTTACGGGAACGAAAATGGCCGCACAGCGGTTGTGCCCGCCCGAATCTTGTGCAGCCAGAGCGCATTGCCTAATTTTTGGGCAATACTTCCTGCTCAGATTCAAGGCAGGACGAGATCGGCCCAGACCGGCAGGTGGTCCGATCCCACCGCGGCAAGCGGACTGTGGTGCACGCCCAGGCCCTCTACCCGAAGCCCATCGCTCACCACGATACGGTCAAGCTGGGCCACGGGCCGGCGCGAAGGAAAGCTCCGTCCCGGCGCCAAGACTTTCAGTGGCGCGGCGAACGCTCCCAGCGCACCGCCCGAGGGGGACCATTCGTTGAGATCGCCCATCATCACCACGTGGCCGGATTCGGCATGCCCGGCAACATGCCCGCACACCGTCTCCACCTGCTGGCGGCGGCGCAGGCCGGACAGATCGAGATGCATGCCGACCACGCGCACCAGCGCACCGCCCACGCGCAAGGTGGAACAGACGGCGCCGCGCGGCTCGATCGTCGGCAGCGGGACCGCACAAGTCTCCAGCACCTCGATGTCGCGCCGTACCAGCAGGGCATTGCCGTGCCAGCCCATGCTCGCCCCGGTCCGCGCGCGATCGTAGTGCCCCGGCTCCACCGCGCGCCACGGGCTGTGGTCGTCAAG is a window of Novosphingobium sp. THN1 DNA encoding:
- a CDS encoding P-II family nitrogen regulator, which gives rise to MKFIIAIIKPFKLDEVREALSGLGVAGMTVSEVKGFGRQKGQTEIYRGAEYSTNMLPKVKIEVAASDDLAPQIVETIQQAASTEAIGDGKIFVLDLASATRIRTGETGDTAL
- a CDS encoding endonuclease/exonuclease/phosphatase family protein, which produces MKLKVASYNIHKGVGLDRQRDPDRIMTILREIDADVIALQEADRRFGLREAVIPRATLDDHSPWRAVEPGHYDRARTGASMGWHGNALLVRRDIEVLETCAVPLPTIEPRGAVCSTLRVGGALVRVVGMHLDLSGLRRRQQVETVCGHVAGHAESGHVVMMGDLNEWSPSGGALGAFAAPLKVLAPGRSFPSRRPVAQLDRIVVSDGLRVEGLGVHHSPLAAVGSDHLPVWADLVLP
- a CDS encoding ammonium transporter — its product is MIRKMIGGLAGTGASLFAATAAFAQDGPIKAPTAEQMAGMVDKGDTTWMLISSALVLMMSVPALALFYGGLVRTKNMLSVLMQVFMIVSVAALVWVSWGYSMAFTSGNAFVGGFSKIFLQGVDATTYAATFSNNVYIPEYAFVVFQMTFACITPALIVGAFAERVKFSALMVFTVLWLTCIYFPMAHMVWYWAGPDFLADAPTDAGLLWGWGALDFAGGTVVHINAGIAGLVGCLMIGKRVGFGKEATPPHSLTMTMIGASLLWVGWFGFNAGSNLEANGVTAVAFINTFVATAAAAVSWAIVEQLHHGKPSMLGAATGAVAGLVAITPASGLGAPMTSIVLGLVVSPICYLFVSTIKNKLKYDDTLDVFGVHGVGGIVGAIATGIVAAPSLGGQGVFDYTVFPAGFDAASYDMGKQVFTQIKAVLFTLVFSGLGSAILFFIIDKTLGLRPTEEAEREGLDISEHGERAYNY